In the Populus trichocarpa isolate Nisqually-1 chromosome 1, P.trichocarpa_v4.1, whole genome shotgun sequence genome, one interval contains:
- the LOC127904915 gene encoding L-type lectin-domain containing receptor kinase IX.1-like isoform X2, translated as MGKPPVPFLPFVFSTLFTLIIPSASGLSFNFTSFIVGADQNISYEEAYPADGAIQLTKNLRNANMNSSSGRATYYKPMQLWDEASGNLTDFTTHFSFSIDSQRRTAYGDGLAFFLAPEGSKLPSNLSEGAGLGLTRRDQLLNTTANHFVAVEFDIYPNYFDPPGEHVGIDINSMQSVNNITWPCDISGGRITEAWISYNSSTHNLSVAFTGYRNNTVEMQFLSQIVSLRDYLPERVSFGFSASTGSASALHTLYSWDFSSSLEIDDNVTNPIDPATNPLDPAAASPPNGGSLRNRKKNRTGLAVGLGVGGGAIVVGAALVGIVIKFMRGHEEDEGDGHVLEEYMDDEFERGTGPKKFSYQELARATNNFKDEEKLGEGGFGGVYKGFLKGIDSFVAVKRVSRGSKQGIKEYAAEVKIISRLRHRNLVQLIGWCHERKELLLVYEFMPHGSLDSHLFKETSLLTWEVRYKIVQGLASGLLYLHEEWEQCVVHRDIKSSNIMLDSEFNAKLGDFGLARLVDHGKGSQTTVLAGTMGYMAPECAMTGKASRESDVYSFGIVALEIACGRKPINPKASNEDQVSMVQWVWELYGEGKLLEAVDPRLCGDFNKTQMERLMIVGLSCAHPDEHLRPSIRQALHVLNFDAPLPILPSKMPVPSYFAPPISASSLSIMSYGLTDSEGGMNKSSSYSYNTNSSQFTASSSASSASAMLLHEG; from the coding sequence ATGGGAAAGCCTCCTGTTccatttcttccttttgttttctcaactCTTTTCACACTAATAATCCCTTCTGCGAGTGGATTATCTTTCAACTTCACCAGCTTTATTGTTGGCGCCGATCAAAACATCTCATACGAGGAAGCATATCCTGCAGATGGAGCTATTCAGCTCACCAAAAATCTAAGAAATGCTAATATGAATTCAAGTTCCGGTCGAGCCACGTATTACAAACCGATGCAGCTTTGGGACGAGGCCTCGGGGAATCTTACAGACTTCACTACCCATTTCTCTTTTTCCATCGATTCGCAACGTCGAACTGCATACGGAGATGGACTGGCTTTCTTTCTTGCGCCAGAAGGATCAAAGCTTCCGTCTAATCTCTCTGAGGGTGCAGGTCTAGGTCTTACAAGGCGTGATCAGCTACTAAACACAACGGCTAATCATTTTGTTGCTGTGGAGTTCGATATCTACCCAAATTATTTTGATCCACCAGGCGAGCATGTTGGTATTGACATCAACTCTATGCAATCTGTAAATAATATTACTTGGCCGTGTGATATTAGTGGAGGGAGAATAACTGAAGCTTGGATTAGTTATAATTCAAGTACACATAATCTGAGTGTCGCCTTCACTGGTTATAGAAATAACACTGTAGAAATGCAATTCCTTAGTCAAATAGTTAGTTTGAGGGATTACCTGCCAGAAAGAGTTAGTTTTGGCTTTTCGGCTTCAACAGGAAGTGCATCTGCCCTACATACCCTTTACTCGTGGGATTTTAGTTCAAGCTTAGAAATTGATGATAATGTTACCAATCCAATAGATCCAGCTACCAATCCACTAGATCCAGCTGCAGCTTCTCCGCCAAATGGTGGTTCTCTTAGGAATCGGAAAAAGAACAGGACAGGACTGGCAGTTGGATTGGGTGTTGGAGGTGGTGCTATAGTTGTTGGGGCCGCTTTGGTTGGGATTGTTATTAAGTTTATGCGTGGGCACGAAGAAGATGAAGGAGATGGTCATGTCCTTGAAGAGTACAtggatgatgaatttgaaaggGGAACAGGACCAAAGAAGTTCTCTTACCAAGAATTGGCTCGAGCTACAAATAACTTCAAGGATGAAGAGAAGCTAGGTGAGGGTGGGTTCGGTGGTGTCTATAAAGGTTTTTTGAAGGGGATTGATTCATTCGTTGCTGTGAAGAGAGTATCAAGAGGTTCTAAACAAGGGATTAAAGAATATGCAGCAGAGGTAAAGATCATTAGCCGATTGAGACACAGGAACTTAGTCCAACTCATTGGTTGGTGTCATGAAAGAAAGGAGCTTTTACTTGTTTACGAATTCATGCCTCATGGAAGCTTAGACTCCCATCTTTTCAAAGAAACTAGCTTGTTGACATGGGAGGTGAGGTACAAAATAGTGCAAGGCTTAGCATCGGGGCTGTTGTACTTGCATGAAGAATGGGAACAATGTGTGGTGCATAGAGATATAAAGTCTAGCAACATTATGTTGGACTCAGAATTCAATGCTAAGCTTGGGGATTTTGGTTTGGCTAGGCTTGTAGACCATGGAAAAGGTTCTCAAACAACAGTTTTGGCAGGGACTATGGGCTACATGGCTCCAGAGTGTGCAATGACAGGCAAGGCTAGCAGAGAGTCAGATGTTTACAGTTTTGGAATTGTTGCATTGGAGATAGCTTGTGgaagaaaacctatcaacccaAAGGCCAGTAATGAAGATCAGGTGTCCATGGTGCAGTGGGTTTGGGAGCTCTATGGTGAAGGAAAGCTACTTGAAGCAGTTGACCCAAGACTATGCGGAGATTTTAACAAGACGCAGATGGAACGCTTGATGATTGTCGGCCTTTCGTGTGCTCATCCGGATGAACATCTTAGACCCTCAATTCGGCAAGCACTTCACGTACTTAATTTTGATGCTCCATTGCCTATTCTCCCATCAAAGATGCCCGTGCCATCATATTTCGCCCCGCCAATATCTGcatcttcactttcaataatgTCCTATGGCCTTACAGATTCTGAAGGAGGGATGAACAAATCTTCAAGTTATAGTTACAACACTAATTCTTCCCAGTTCACCGCAtcttcttcagcttcttctGCATCTGCCATGCTTCTACACGAAG